A region from the Acyrthosiphon pisum isolate AL4f chromosome A1, pea_aphid_22Mar2018_4r6ur, whole genome shotgun sequence genome encodes:
- the LOC100160676 gene encoding eukaryotic translation initiation factor 4E-like: MVEGEPVNQSDELPKVENEQPIETEPAIAELVVKHPLENKWTLWFFENKSKVWEENIHEVASFDTVEDFWCLFNHIKRPSQLSYQCDYNYFKNGIKPMWEDGKNSAGGRWLLQLPPAKNSQLVDEYWKNIILSIIGEIYDQSSEINGAIVNVRSKGTKIAVWTNNASKDNGSNIMAIGRKIKEVLGAQNEKMVYESHADTANKQGSFTKHAFMI; this comes from the exons ATGGTTGAG ggaGAACCAGTTAATCAGTCAGATGAATTACCGAAAGTTGAAAATGAACAACCCATTGAAACTGAACCGGCTATTGCAGAATTAGTTGTTAAACATCCATTAGAGAATAAATGGACACTTTGgttctttgaaaataaaagtaaagttTGGGAAGAAAATATACATGAAGTTGCTAGTTTTGATACTGTTGAAGATTTTTGGTG CTTATTCAATCACATCAAACGTCCAAGTCAACTTTCGTACCAATgtgattacaattattttaaaaatggaatCAAACCTATGTGGGAAGATGGAAAAAATAGTGCCGGTGGTCGTTGGTTATTACAGTTACCACCAGCAAAAAATAGCCAACTTGTTGATGAGTACTGGAAAAATATA atattaagtataattgGTGAAATATATGACCAAAGCTCTGAAATTAATGGAGCTATAGTTAACGTACGAAGCAAAGGAACTAAGATAGCAGTATGGACAAACAATGCATCAAAAGATAATGGCAGTAATATTATGGCTATTgg aagaaaaataaaagaagtttTGGGCGCACAAAATGAAAAGATGGTTTATGAGTCTCACGCAGATACAGCAAATAAACAAGGATCATTTACAAAACACGcgtttatgatataa